GAGGAGGCGGACACCGCGAAGGCGAGGCCCACGGCGTCGGCGACCGGCAGACCGCCGACCAGGACGCTCGCGGCGAGCGGCGCGCACATCGCGAGGGCGGTGCCGAGTCTGAAGTGCCGTACGCCGCGCGTCGGCAGGACGTCCTGGGTGAGCACTCCCGCCACCGCCATGGTCAGTCCGGAGGCCGTGGACAGGAACGCGGCGAAGGCGCCGCCCGCCACCAGCGCGCCCAGCAGGTCGCCGCCGAGACCGCCGATCATCCGCTCGGGGAGCAGCAGGACGGCCGCGTCGGCGTCACCGGTGAGGGTGAGTTCGGGGGTGTAGAGGCGGCCGAGGGCGCCGTAGACGGGTGGCAGGAGGTAGAAGCAGCCGATCAGGCCGAGGACGGCGACCGTGGTGCGGCGGGCGGCGACGCCGTGCGGGCTGGTATAGAAGCGGACGACGACGTGCGGCAGGCCCATGGTGCCGAGGAAGGTGGCGAGGATCAGTCCGTACGTGGCGTACAGGGGCCGTTCCTCGCGGCCCGCGGCCAGGGAGGTCGACATGCCGTCGCTGGTGCCGCGGTCGGCGGCGGGGACGGTGGTGCCCTTGGCGAAGGTGAGGCGGGTGCCCTTGGCGATGTGGTGGGTCCCGGCGGGGAGCCGGAGCTTCTGGTCCTCGTGCGGGCGGCCGTCGACCGTGCCGCTGACCGTGACGGCCAGGGGGCTCTCCAGCTTCAGGTCGAGGCTGGAGTCGACGCGTACGACGCGTTGTTCGCGGAAGGTGGCCGGTTCGTCGAAGGCGTGGCTGGGGGCGCCGTCGCCCTGCCAGGCGAGGATCAGGAAGAGGGCGGGGACCAGGAGGGCGGTGAGTTTGAGCCAGTACTGGAAGGCCTGCACGAAGGTGATGCTGCGCATGCCGCCCGCGGCGACGGTGGCGACCACGACCACCGCGACGATCACTCCGCCGAGCCACTGAGGTGCCCCGGTCAGCACGGTCAACGTCAGTCCGGCGCCCTGCAGTTGGGGGAGCAGGTAGAGCCATCCGACGCCGACGACGAAGGCTCCGGCGAGCCGGCGCACGGCCTGGGAGGCGAGCCGGGCCTCGGCGAAGTCGGGGAGGGTGTAGGCGCCGGAACGGCGCAGCGGGGCGGCCACGAACAGGAGCAGGACGAGGTAGCCCGCCGTGTATCCGACCGGGTACCAGAGCATGTCCGGGCCCTGGACGAGGACCAGGCCCGCGATGCCCAGGAAGGAGGCGGCGGAGAGGTACTCGCCGCTGATGGCGGCCGCGTTGAGGCGGGGGCCGACGGTGCGGGAGGCGACGTAGAAGTCGGAGGTGGTGCGGGAGATGCGCAGGCCGAAGGCGCCGACGAGGATCGTGGTCACGACCACCAGGGCGACGGCGGGCACCGAGTAGCTGGGGTTCATCGGTCCTCGACCAGGCGCACGAAGTCCCGTTCGTTGCGTTCGGCGCGGCGCACGTACCAGCGGGCCAGCAGGACGAGGGGGGCGTAGAGGCAGAAGCCGAGGACGGCCCATTCGAGGCGGTGGGCGTCCGGCATCGCCGCGAAGAGCAGCGGCAGCGGGCCGATGAGCAGCCCCAGGAAGGCGAACACCGCGAGGCCGGCGCGCAGTTGGGTGCGCATCAGGGAACGGACGTAGGTGTGGCCGAGGGTGGTCTGTTCGTCGATCTCGGTGCGCGGCCGGTAGTAGCCGGAGGCGGGCCGGCTGCGGCGGGGCGGGCCGGTGACGACGACGCGCCGCTCGACGGGGTCCTGGTGCGGCACGGTCAGGGCCTCCTCATCAGCAGGTCCCGCAGCTCGCGTGTGTGGCGGCGGCTGACCTGGAGTTCCACGCCGCCGACGAGGACGCTCACGGTACCCGCGTCCAGGCGGAGTTCGCCGATGTGGCGCAGGGCGACCAGGTGGCGGCGGTGGATGCGGACGAAGCCGCGGTAGCGCCAGCGCTCCTCCAGGGTGGACAGCGGGATGCGTACGAGGTGGCTGCCCCGGTCGGTGTGCAGCCGGGCGTAGTCGCCGTGGGCCTCGACGTGGGTGATGTCGTCGACGGTGACGAACCGGGTCACCCCGCCGAGTTCGACGGGTATGTGGTCGGGGTCGGGTTCGTGCACGGGGATGCGGGGCGCGCTGCCGAGGCGTTCGGCGGCGCGGCGGACGGCCTCCGCGAGGCGTTCCTTGCGGACCGGTTTGAGGACGTAGTCGACGGCCTTGAGGTCGAAGGCCTGGACGGCGAAGCCCTCGTGGGCGGTGACGAACACGACGAGCGGCGGCTTGGCGAAACCGGTCAGCAGCCGGGCGAGGTCGAGGCCGTCGAGACCGGGCATGTTGATGTCGAGGAAGACCACGTCGATCGCCTCGGGCCCGTGCGGTCCCGACTCCAGCGCGCGGTTGATGCGGCGCAGCGCCTCGGTGGCGTCACCGGCGCCCTCCACGCTGCCGATCCGGGGGTCGGTGCTGAGGAGGTAGAGCAGTTCCTCCAGCGAGGGGCGTTCGTCGTCGACAGCCAGGGCGCGCAGCATGAACCCGGAGTGTAGGAGTAATTCGTACGACTGGACATGTGCGGAGGTGCGGACGTCCCCGCTGGATACAGTGCCGGCATGAACAGCAGGCCCACGCCGTTCGACGAGCTCGACCGGAAGATCGTCACCGCGCTGATGGCGAACGCCAGAACCAGTTTCGCGGAGATCGGCGCCGCGATCGGACTGTCCGCCACGGCGGTGAAGCGGCGGGTGGACCGGATGCGGGACACCGGGGTGATCACCGGGTTCACGGCCACGGTGGAGCCGTGGGCGCTGGGCTGGCGCACCGAGGCGTACGTCGAGGTGTACTGCGAGGGCGCGGCGCCGCCGCGGCGGCTCGCCGAGGTGGTGCGCAACCATCCGGAGATCACCGCCGCGATGACGGTGACCGGGGGCGCGGACGCGCTGCTGCATGTGCGGGCGCGGGACGTGGAGCACTTCGAAGAGGTGCTGGAACGCATCCGGGTCGAGCCGTTCATCCGGAAGACGATCAGCGTGATGGTGCTGTCCCATCTGCTCCCGGAAAGCCCCGAGGCGGGCGCAAGTCAGCCCGCACCTGACGCGTAGTCGGTAAACGCAGCACTCCTGCGTTTTGTGGGCCGAACACGCAGCATTCCTGCGCAGACACGCAAGTCATGTTGCTTGTCGTGCATGCCGGTCACTTCCTACCTTGGTGTCAACCCTCAAGTGACACCGCAGGAAGCGGAGGAACCCCTCTGTGTCCGACTCCCGTGTGCAGCGCCAACGGCGTTTCCTGGTCTGTGAACCCAGACACTTCGCCGTGCAGTACGCGATCAACCCGTGGATGCATCCCGACACCCACGTCGACGTGGATCTCGCCCACGAGCAGTGGCAGACACTGATCCGTGCCTACGAGAACCACGGTCACACCATCGATGCCGTGGAGCCGGTTCCCGGTCTCCCGGACATGGTCTTCGCCGCGAACTCGGCGGTCGTCGTCGGCGGCCGCGTCTTCGGCTCCCTCTTCCACGCGCCCGAGCGGCGCCCCGAGTCCACGCACTACGACCTGTGGTTCAAGACGGCGGGCTACGACGTCCACCGTCCCGTGGCGGTCTGCGAGGGCGAGGGCGACCTCGTCTGGACGGGCCGGTACGTCCTGGCCGGAACGGGGTTCCGG
This is a stretch of genomic DNA from Streptomyces sp. NBC_00285. It encodes these proteins:
- a CDS encoding Lrp/AsnC family transcriptional regulator, whose product is MNSRPTPFDELDRKIVTALMANARTSFAEIGAAIGLSATAVKRRVDRMRDTGVITGFTATVEPWALGWRTEAYVEVYCEGAAPPRRLAEVVRNHPEITAAMTVTGGADALLHVRARDVEHFEEVLERIRVEPFIRKTISVMVLSHLLPESPEAGASQPAPDA
- a CDS encoding LytR/AlgR family response regulator transcription factor is translated as MLRALAVDDERPSLEELLYLLSTDPRIGSVEGAGDATEALRRINRALESGPHGPEAIDVVFLDINMPGLDGLDLARLLTGFAKPPLVVFVTAHEGFAVQAFDLKAVDYVLKPVRKERLAEAVRRAAERLGSAPRIPVHEPDPDHIPVELGGVTRFVTVDDITHVEAHGDYARLHTDRGSHLVRIPLSTLEERWRYRGFVRIHRRHLVALRHIGELRLDAGTVSVLVGGVELQVSRRHTRELRDLLMRRP
- a CDS encoding sodium/solute symporter codes for the protein MNPSYSVPAVALVVVTTILVGAFGLRISRTTSDFYVASRTVGPRLNAAAISGEYLSAASFLGIAGLVLVQGPDMLWYPVGYTAGYLVLLLFVAAPLRRSGAYTLPDFAEARLASQAVRRLAGAFVVGVGWLYLLPQLQGAGLTLTVLTGAPQWLGGVIVAVVVVATVAAGGMRSITFVQAFQYWLKLTALLVPALFLILAWQGDGAPSHAFDEPATFREQRVVRVDSSLDLKLESPLAVTVSGTVDGRPHEDQKLRLPAGTHHIAKGTRLTFAKGTTVPAADRGTSDGMSTSLAAGREERPLYATYGLILATFLGTMGLPHVVVRFYTSPHGVAARRTTVAVLGLIGCFYLLPPVYGALGRLYTPELTLTGDADAAVLLLPERMIGGLGGDLLGALVAGGAFAAFLSTASGLTMAVAGVLTQDVLPTRGVRHFRLGTALAMCAPLAASVLVGGLPVADAVGLAFAVSASSFCPLLVLGIWWWRLTPPGAAAGMLVGGGSAFVAVAATMAGFPATGPLHALLAWPALWSVPLGFLTMVLVSLATASRVPAGTAAILARFHLPEELRAEVKA
- the ddaH gene encoding dimethylargininase — translated: MSDSRVQRQRRFLVCEPRHFAVQYAINPWMHPDTHVDVDLAHEQWQTLIRAYENHGHTIDAVEPVPGLPDMVFAANSAVVVGGRVFGSLFHAPERRPESTHYDLWFKTAGYDVHRPVAVCEGEGDLVWTGRYVLAGTGFRTTREAHREVQEFFGHPVISLTLVDPHFYHLDTALFVIDDSAEGNNIVYYPEAFSPGSREVLARLYPDAVLATRDDAMAFGLNSVSDGRHVFIAPQAEALAVRLDDHGYVPVPVDLSELHKAGGGIKCCTQEIRS